One segment of Theobroma cacao cultivar B97-61/B2 chromosome 9, Criollo_cocoa_genome_V2, whole genome shotgun sequence DNA contains the following:
- the LOC18589826 gene encoding polyadenylate-binding protein RBP47B', with protein MATIAASQHHHHPTSLEEVRTLWIGDLQFWVDESYLNSCFAHTGELVSIKIIRNKITGQPEGYGFVEFVSHAAAERILQTYNGTPMPGTDQMFRLNWASFGIGERRTDPGPEHSIFVGDLAPDVTDYLLQETFRAHYPSVRGAKVVTDPNTGRSKGYGFVKFSDEIERNRAMTEMNGVYCSTRAMRISAATPKKPTGFQQQYAVAKAVYPAPAYTTPVQVLPPDNDSTNTTIFIGNLDPNVTEEELKQLFSPLGEIVYVKIPAAKGCGFVQFATRTSAEEAIQRMQGQMIGQQLVRISWGRSPTAKQDLPGSWGTQADPSQWSAYYGYGQSYDAYAYGATQDPSLYAYGAYAGYAQYPQQVEGSQDMAAMAGAFPALEQRDESYDPLATPDVDKLNATYLSVHGSAILGRPLWLRTFSTSPQA; from the exons ATGGCGACCATAGCAGCATCACAACACCACCACCATCCAACATCGCTAGAGGAAGTCCGTACGCTTTGGATAGGAGACCTCCAGTTTTGGGTCGATGAGTCCTATCTCAACTCTTGCTTTGCTCACACTGGCGAG CTAGtctcaataaaaattatacgTAACAAGATCACTGGCCAGCCTGAGGGATATGGATTTGTGGAGTTTGTTTCTCATGCAGCAGCAGAAAGGATACTGCAGACTTACAATGGGACACCAATGCCTGGAACAGATCAAATGTTCAGGTTAAATTGGGCTTCTTTTGGCATTGGAGAAAGACGTACTGATCCTGGGCCTGAGCATTCTATTTTTGTTGGGGATTTGGCACCTGATGTCACAGATTATCTATTGCAAGAAACCTTTCGAGCTCACTATCCATCTGTTAGAGGTGCCAAGGTTGTGACTGATCCAAATACTGGACGCTCAAAGGGATATGGATTTGTTAAATTTTCTGATGAGATTGAGAGAAATCGTGCTATGACCGAGATGAATGGTGTCTATTGCTCAACTAGAGCTATGCGTATTAGCGCAGCAACACCTAAGAAGCCCACTGGTTTTCAGCAGCAGTATGCTGTGGCAAAAG CTGTATATCCAGCTCCAGCATACACAACTCCTGTGCAGGTGCTTCCACCAGATAATGATAGTACTAACACCACG ATTTTTATTGGCAACTTGGATCCAAATGTCACAGAAGAGGAACTGAAGCAATTATTCTCACCATTAGGAGAGATTGTATATGTCAAGATTCCTGCAGCCAAAGGATGTGGTTTTGTACAGTTCGCAACCAG GACATCTGCTGAAGAAGCTATACAGAGGATGCAGGGACAAATGATTGGTCAACAACTTGTTCGCATTTCTTGGGGTAGGAGCCCAACAGCAAAGCAG GACCTACCTGGTAGTTGGGGTACACAAGCAGATCCAAGTCAGTGGAGCGCATACTATGGTTATGGACAAAGCTATGATGCTTATGCTTATGGGGCTACCCAGGATCCCTCACTGTATGCATATGGTGCATATGCTGGCTATGCACAATATCCTCAACAG GTTGAAGGTTCTCAAGATATGGCAGCTATGGCAGGTGCTTTCCCAGCTCTAGAGCAAAGGGATGAGTCATATGATCCACTGGCTACACCTGATGTTGATAA GTTAAATGCCACCTACCTCTCTGTCCATGGAAGTGCCATATTAGGCCGTCCTTTATGGCTGAGAACCTTCTCCACATCGCCACAAGCTTGA